The stretch of DNA AGAGGGTTGATAATTCAAAATTGCATGAgtattatcataaatattaagcGTTGAAAGCAAACATTTCGAAATAAACtctcatgtaattattttttaatattctcaatttttagtgattttttaattaaatttttatataattcattttttttcttcacatttttagtgattttttaattcctttttaataaaattcattttttttttttttttacctagtttAATGTTTTAAAGatgtttgatttatttatttttgttaaaggCGACGCctaatggaaagaaaaattaatgtgGAGTGATATTTCTAAATTGGCGAGAGAGACAATTCCCGGGCTTGCTTAGGTCATTGAGGCGATAGCGATAGCGATAGCGAGAGCGGCAGCGGCAGCGGCAGCGGCTAGCCTTGTCTTCGTGTTCTCCAATTGTTGGGTTATCACTTGAAGAGCAATGGAGATGGACGAGATGGGTCTTGTGGAATTGTTTGGTTACGACAAGCTGGAAAGAGAATTACTCCTCAGCCAAAATAATTTGTCTTCAACTTCGCCGGAATATTGCGCGCTATATGATTTCCGTGATGAGATGACACCAGAGGAAGAGTACTCCTACAGCGAACAAGTTTTGAAGAGTGACGTGAGTCTGACTATATTTGATCCGATCTTCTATTATCATTGTCTACGCCTACTCcagctttaattttttgtttaattcctCCATCTTTGCGTGTCATTTGTTGGTTTAGGGCTTTGATGTTTCTGACATCCCTGGCGTCAATTGTCTCAACCAAATTCTACCATGCAACATAGAATACAACTATGATAAGTATAAACGGTATTCGCAGGTCGCAATAGACGAATACAATCGTCGgttcaaggtttttttttttttttttttccctctgttattattattatttataaaagttattatcACCATCATCTTTTTAAACAGAAAATTGAGCAAATTCGTCATGGCTTTGGTTTTCGTGTAGGATGCCAATGGAGAGTTGGAGTTTGTTAAGGTCTTGAAGGCAATGGGTCAGGCTTCCAGGGGAATCAGGTATTATATAACCTTCATGGCCAAGGATCTTGGCGATGGTGGCGAGATTAAGACGTATCAAGCTGTGGTATTAGATGGTATAGACTCTGAGACAGCGAAATCCTTTAGGCTAAAGCCCCCCGAGGATGAGCGAGGTAAAGCAAATTGATTCCATTGAATCTTGGTAGCTTTGAGCCACTGTTATGGCTTTGTCGTTTTCgtatttctaattaattcatTGGTAGATAGATGAATCTGTTAATTatcttatacatatatttagCTGACCTTCCATCTACTGGATCCTCTTATGCCAGTCATAAACTTTAGGGCCATGATTGGTTATGATCTCTGTGGAGATTCATATACTATATTAGAGTGGTAGCTCAATGGAGCTAttcattttttcatgttttcagAAAACCAAAAACTCGTTAGGATGAAATTGATACTCATGTGCAATCTCCATGATATTGAAGTGATGGGTAAGAAAGATTCTTATCTGACAAAGTGACAGCAATAAAAAATGAGGTTGTTCACATTGTCAAGGAGATTACACTCGGGGATGAGATGAGCTGGATGTGTAGGAAGAGCACGGCTTCACAGTGCCGTGGCCAGAGCACTTTGGTCTCAATTTTCAAATGTCTTGGGATAGTTTGGGTTATGCCCTTGGGAAGGGTGGAGCTTATGGCATGCTGAAAGGGAAAATAGTAATCTTTGTCGCCTAGGTGTGTGATGAATGATTTCATTATGCTTTAGTCTCTCTAAGTTTGGACAGTTGCATATGATAACCTTAGCTTACTGCTTGTAGATTTGCCACCTGTGTACAGGGGCCACacctttaataaaatatctattacccatttaaaaaaatcaaagacaagGTCTTGCTTCCACTCTGAAATATAATCTACATCCCTCCCTAATCCTCCACTGCGACTGTACTAATCCATAACTACCTTCTCATTCTATTAGATATATATCCACCAACTCCTCATTTGAGCTTCTTGTCCTGTAATCCTCTTGTTCTCATTCCACAAACTATCGATCTTTTGTAGCCATTATCTCTAGCCTATTTCTGTCAGTTATTAAGAAACTTTTGGTTATGGAAATGAGATGGAGACTGTCCTGGAAGTCAATTGAGTAACATTTTCTAATCTTAACCGGAGATTTTGTTGGGCATTAACCTTTAATTGCTATTACAAAGTGTTGGGCTTTAAACTTTTGGATTAATATATGTTAGAAAGTCTTTAGTGTGTATAAAGTAGGAGATTGGTTACCggaactttaattttttgtttagcaTTGTCTGTTGTTGTGCCGACtccaagacttttttttttttttgataagtaaacaaattttattgatgaatgaATGGGCATAGTCCAGTACAATACTCAAGAAGAAAATAACTGTTTGCCCTAACTATGAAGGCGCAATAATGTAACACCCCGAGTCCAaaagtgtgatttattattattattattattattattattattattgtttttgttattgttattgttattgttttattagaTATGTCTTGAGgtagtaaatagtatgatcatataaatgtatgcgtattgtgaatattattgtcatatatgaaaatatgatgtgcttatgatggttatctacGCTACGCTAAGAGACAAGCCAATGTTAGATTCCTTTCATGATCTTGAtggaatatgagattatgcttgaatgaataaatttgtttgattaattgaatgttactaaaaatcgtatgaaagcaatgagatattcatgtagtaattcaagtAAGTATGCCATGCAATAGAATAGCCATATTATGCgagccatgttcatgtagtacttagattatgtatgccatgaaatgtcataaaatattcatatcatattatgttatgccatgtataagaaagtaccatgttatgttatgccatgtataaggaagtgtcatgttatgctatgtcatgctaTACCATGTTCAAGAATATGACATACCATGCTATgatatgtacaagaatatgacatattatgccatgtacaagaatatgctatgttagaaatattcatgaaaacctaataaattttcatgcattaaggaagttaagaaatattacggtgccacggactcaagcgtggttaaccataagttaagtgaaacacggacccaagcgtgtttcactccatgttatgcaagttatgtgaaacacggacccaagcgtgtttcactccatgttatgcaagttaagtgaaacacggatccaagcgtgtttcacatcatgttatgcaagttaagtgaaacacggacccaagcgtgtttcactccatgttatgcaagttaggtgaaacacggactcaagcatgtttcactccatgttatgcaagttaggtgaaacacggacccaagcgtgtttcactccatgttatgcaagttaggtgaaacacggacccaagcgtgtttcactccatgataagacaagataaataagatattatgcattcacgaTTACATGTTTGCCACGATTATGTATGCTTCCACTTTTGGTCAATGATTAAAACATCTGCTATGTGAGTCTATAATGATATACGTATGTAAAATCCTTCAGAAAGTCATGTTACGTGTTTGATTGTAATCTATGAAGTTGTAGGTATGTTTTGAAGAGTCTCATAGAAATGAAATGtatgttacaaaaattatattttacggtatgatgtgctacttactgagtattcgactcattttgtttgtttgtcttcttgttttcttctatgtctaattctcgcagatgatgtctatgatgatgcagagttggatggccaggaatagatctagtacaaagacttaggaatgaataagtgatattcacacaagaattagattcctttttatgtcattcataggattagtttgtgttattttattttacgtttagttgttaaaacaatcatgttcaatctAGTTTTAACGTTTtaatgaatttcaataaatgaggtatttctggatatgaatctctttaccgggcacTAAGTTATAAATGCTAATAACATCTCTATCCTACAGGAACGGGATGTTacaaataaagacaagaaaatcatgtaggtcCATACCGTTGAACtcaacagcaatggcccaagtgcATAGAGTTCTATAAAATAAAGCTTTAAGCTCCCCCAACTTTGTAATTTAAGAGAAGCTATACAGATTTTCGGTGTTGAGTTtgattttgataagtaatatttaatgttgatttttatttcttttatttttgataaattagtgttgatttttatttattctttatcttTGTATTATTTCCTGTAGAATCTGGCAGTCATGGGAGACAGTGGTTTTGGCAAAATCACCTTTTCAGTGGTTAGttagtatttttatattatatcacgGAAGCACGATTTGTTTACTCAAATGCTAGTAATGATTTCCAGTAATTGACTATTGCTTCTTATGCTGTTGGTGCAATGATATGCATTACTGAAAGCCTTTGTTGATAATTTATGTTgggttaaattttaaagatacacTAGATTACTGTCCTACCATCCTTTGTTGCTCAAACCAGTGCTGGGTGTCTCTTTATTCTGAACTCTTTCTTTCCCATCTTCTGGAGATAGGTATCCATTATTTTGTACCCTTCGTGTCTATCTTTTTCTATCTGTATTTCAGTTTTTGCCTAGTTGTACTCACTCAGTTAGATTATAAATGGGGAGAGAAGATCGGATGTGTTGTGCCCCCTCCAAGAAAGTAACATTTAAAgtgaaataaatttatcataGCTTGACTTCTCGTGCTAATTCTCATATCCCACAGAAGATTACTCGGAGTCCTGCGTTGGGGGAAATTCTTGCTTACGATAATTTAAGGAGGTGATTGACGAAGGTGATaaattggtgctttatgtgtgGGAGGAATGGGAAACAATGACTCATTTGATACCACTTGTCGAGAGGTTGTGCAGCCCCAGAATTACTCCGGACTTTGTTTCTGGATACTcggtgccaataaaataaacgtaaatattattctatatgTATGGTTTTATGCAGACCACTGACCTTTCTTGGTTTCCTTCAGATGAAACATGTTGTATTTGAAGATCTTTTGGAGGTGAAATGCGTATGGAGTTTAACAATGCTGTTGGAATTCGGAAACATGAATTATACAAGTTAAATGGAAAGATGGTGCTTCTAGTGTTTATTTAGACATTCTAAAGTTGGTCAGATGTtgcttatttaattttgtattcaaAACTCCTTTGCTTCAAGCCTCTAATGGTACCTTGGTAAGTGAAATTATGCAGTGTGCTTTTGTCAGTGAGATTATTTTCCTCGTGTGGGAGAGGGAACTTCagtaaaaaaaagagaacataATTGGTGATGATGAGttctttgttctctctctctctctctctctctctctctctctctctctctcatgcatatggttttatttttgatgaGATTTGTTTCTGGAAACTTTCgtcattgtatttttttgggtaatgcttattaatataatttatatatttaatttaattaataaaaaattgagagatAGTGCCACTTCTCTAGAAAGAGAATTTACAAAATAACTTGCCATATGTTAAAATTGTGCAATATGGAATCTCACAAAGTCGATGATAGTTCGTGGATAGATTGCCAGATAGGTTTATGGTAGTGCTATTTGACAATGTAACTGTTTATCATTTCCGGGATGCAGCCAATCTAGagcttttaactttttttatatttt from Juglans regia cultivar Chandler chromosome 4, Walnut 2.0, whole genome shotgun sequence encodes:
- the LOC108989187 gene encoding uncharacterized protein LOC108989187 isoform X3, with protein sequence MEMDEMGLVELFGYDKLERELLLSQNNLSSTSPEYCALYDFRDEMTPEEEYSYSEQVLKSDGFDVSDIPGVNCLNQILPCNIEYNYDKYKRYSQVAIDEYNRRFKDANGELEFVKVLKAMGQASRGIRYYITFMAKDLGDGGEIKTYQAVVLDGIDSETAKSFRLKPPEDERESGSHGRQWFWQNHLFSGETCWI
- the LOC108989187 gene encoding uncharacterized protein LOC108989187 isoform X4; translated protein: MEMDEMGLVELFGYDKLERELLLSQNNLSSTSPEYCALYDFRDEMTPEEEYSYSEQVLKSDGFDVSDIPGVNCLNQILPCNIEYNYDKYKRYSQVAIDEYNRRFKDANGELEFVKVLKAMGQASRGIRYYITFMAKDLGDGGEIKTYQAVVLDGIDSETAKSFRLKPPEDEREDYSESCVGGNSCLR
- the LOC108989187 gene encoding uncharacterized protein LOC108989187 isoform X5; the encoded protein is MEMDEMGLVELFGYDKLERELLLSQNNLSSTSPEYCALYDFRDEMTPEEEYSYSEQVLKSDGFDVSDIPGVNCLNQILPCNIEYNYDKYKRYSQVAIDEYNRRFKDANGELEFVKVLKAMGQASRGIRYYITFMAKDLGDGGEIKTYQAVVLDGIDSETAKSFRLKPPEDERDETCCI
- the LOC108989187 gene encoding uncharacterized protein LOC108989187 isoform X2: MEMDEMGLVELFGYDKLERELLLSQNNLSSTSPEYCALYDFRDEMTPEEEYSYSEQVLKSDGFDVSDIPGVNCLNQILPCNIEYNYDKYKRYSQVAIDEYNRRFKDANGELEFVKVLKAMGQASRGIRYYITFMAKDLGDGGEIKTYQAVVLDGIDSETAKSFRLKPPEDERESGSHGRQWFWQNHLFSDETCCI
- the LOC108989187 gene encoding uncharacterized protein LOC108989187 isoform X1 — translated: MEMDEMGLVELFGYDKLERELLLSQNNLSSTSPEYCALYDFRDEMTPEEEYSYSEQVLKSDGFDVSDIPGVNCLNQILPCNIEYNYDKYKRYSQVAIDEYNRRFKDANGELEFVKVLKAMGQASRGIRYYITFMAKDLGDGGEIKTYQAVVLDGIDSETAKSFRLKPPEDERESGSHGRQWFWQNHLFSEDYSESCVGGNSCLR